A single Betaproteobacteria bacterium DNA region contains:
- a CDS encoding SDR family oxidoreductase, whose protein sequence is MDLELKGKVAIVGGASKGLGRACAQALAEEGCKLAICSRSQVDLDTAAEEIRAATGAEVLVVAGDLDRYDTIRSLIAAAVDRFGRIDILVNNSGGPPLAQAHAATEEQWATAVQRSLLFFSRMSREALPHLKAIGAGRIVNILASTVYQPIPNLALSGATRMGVVAFAKSLADEVGRDGVLVNNVCPGSILTERMLSNVTARAQQKGMPIEQALAERAEETAVGRIGEPQELAHIVAFLASSKASYITGTTMRVDGGLVRSVL, encoded by the coding sequence ATGGATCTCGAACTGAAGGGCAAGGTCGCCATCGTCGGCGGCGCAAGCAAAGGGCTGGGACGCGCCTGCGCGCAGGCGCTGGCCGAGGAGGGCTGCAAGCTGGCGATCTGCAGCCGCTCGCAGGTCGATCTCGACACGGCGGCCGAGGAAATCCGGGCTGCGACCGGCGCCGAGGTACTGGTCGTTGCGGGCGACCTCGATCGCTACGACACGATCCGCAGTCTTATCGCAGCCGCGGTGGACCGATTCGGCCGCATCGACATCCTGGTGAACAATTCGGGCGGACCGCCGCTCGCACAGGCGCACGCTGCCACCGAAGAGCAATGGGCCACCGCCGTGCAGCGCTCGCTGCTGTTCTTCTCGCGCATGTCGCGCGAGGCATTGCCGCACCTGAAGGCGATCGGCGCCGGGCGCATCGTCAACATCCTCGCCAGCACCGTCTATCAGCCGATACCGAACCTGGCGCTGTCGGGCGCAACGCGCATGGGCGTGGTGGCGTTCGCGAAAAGCCTCGCCGACGAAGTAGGGCGCGATGGGGTCCTCGTGAACAACGTCTGTCCCGGCTCGATCCTGACCGAGCGCATGCTTTCGAACGTCACGGCGAGGGCACAGCAGAAGGGCATGCCGATCGAGCAGGCGCTGGCCGAACGCGCGGAGGAGACCGCGGTGGGGCGCATCGGCGAACCCCAGGAGCTCGCTCACATCGTGGCTTTCCTCGCCTCCAGCAAGGCAAGCTACATCACCGGCACGACGATGCGCGTCGACGGCGGGCTGGTGCGCTCCGTGCTGTGA
- a CDS encoding SidA/IucD/PvdA family monooxygenase, whose amino-acid sequence MTGTKSVYQRGLDAPVAGPNRRGSQRVAIIGAGACGICAAKYLLEVGFDVSVFEIGSQVGGMWWYLNDNGRSSAYRTLHINTSRGVTRFSDLDFDAETQDFPDHADMHRYLVRYAEHFGVTPRIRFRSRVVGVRPDFEPAREAPSWRLELTDGTVETFDAVIVATGHLTRPYEIPELQRFGGDYLHSHHYKAPEPYVGKRICVVGIGNSACDIASDVCVTSPRCVLVARSGVLILPKLLFGRAFTDITAQIQRPWIPRPLRRRITRFLTWLAHGDLTRLGFKRPETLTHVTSNATVVTDIAYRRIEVKGGIAGIEGRTIRFDDGTAEEFDVLIAATGYRIDLDVVEPDIVNAEDNQLGLYMRIVPPGWPGLYFMGFFNTDTALNMVFEHQARWVREILLGNAVLPDPSAMRRTIEERAAWYARQYKQSVRHTIEEEHVRYLTDLRKTLREMLQRRTSAAGRTTGTASAS is encoded by the coding sequence GTGACCGGCACCAAGTCGGTCTACCAGCGCGGGCTCGATGCGCCGGTCGCGGGCCCGAACCGGCGCGGCAGCCAGCGTGTCGCGATCATCGGCGCCGGTGCCTGCGGCATCTGCGCGGCCAAGTACCTGCTGGAAGTCGGCTTCGACGTATCCGTGTTCGAGATCGGCAGCCAGGTCGGCGGCATGTGGTGGTATCTGAACGACAACGGACGCTCGTCGGCCTATCGGACGCTGCACATCAATACCTCGCGCGGCGTAACGCGCTTCAGCGATCTCGATTTCGATGCTGAGACGCAGGACTTCCCCGATCACGCCGACATGCATCGTTACCTCGTGCGCTATGCCGAGCATTTCGGCGTGACGCCGCGCATCCGTTTTCGTAGCCGGGTCGTGGGGGTGCGCCCGGACTTCGAGCCCGCGCGCGAAGCCCCGAGCTGGCGCCTGGAGCTCACCGACGGAACGGTCGAAACCTTCGATGCCGTAATCGTCGCAACCGGGCATCTCACCCGGCCTTACGAGATCCCGGAGCTGCAACGCTTCGGCGGCGACTATCTGCATTCGCATCATTACAAGGCGCCGGAGCCTTATGTCGGCAAGCGCATCTGCGTGGTCGGCATCGGCAACAGCGCCTGCGACATCGCGAGCGATGTCTGCGTCACTTCGCCGCGCTGCGTGCTGGTCGCGCGCTCGGGCGTTCTGATCCTGCCGAAGCTGTTGTTCGGGCGCGCCTTCACCGACATCACGGCGCAAATCCAGCGTCCCTGGATTCCGCGACCGCTGCGGCGCCGGATCACGCGCTTTCTCACCTGGCTTGCGCACGGCGACCTCACGCGGCTCGGCTTCAAGCGCCCCGAGACGCTCACGCACGTCACGTCCAATGCCACCGTGGTGACCGACATCGCCTACCGGCGCATCGAGGTCAAGGGCGGCATCGCGGGCATCGAGGGCCGCACCATCCGCTTCGATGACGGCACGGCCGAAGAATTCGACGTCTTGATCGCCGCCACCGGCTACCGCATCGACCTCGATGTCGTTGAGCCCGACATCGTGAATGCCGAAGATAACCAGCTCGGGCTTTACATGCGGATCGTGCCGCCGGGCTGGCCAGGCTTGTACTTCATGGGCTTCTTCAATACCGACACCGCGCTCAACATGGTGTTCGAGCACCAGGCGCGCTGGGTGCGCGAGATCCTGCTCGGCAACGCGGTGTTGCCGGATCCGTCAGCGATGCGCCGTACTATCGAGGAACGTGCCGCCTGGTATGCGCGCCAGTACAAGCAAAGCGTACGGCATACCATCGAGGAAGAGCACGTGCGCTACCTGACCGATCTCAGGAAGACGCTGCGGGAGATGCTACAGAGGCGCACGAGCGCCGCGGGCCGGACTACAGGTACCGCGTCGGCCAGTTGA
- a CDS encoding amidohydrolase family protein, which translates to MMDLVIRSDRVVTPIGVAACDVAIEGERIAAVAAAGTFGAAAARRIVDATGAIVMPGGIDPHVHCKWYSPQPDGSVVYTDPASVVSRAALYGGTTTLIDFARWTHGKTIQQAIDDRHAEWRNDCYCDYSFHIMVEGALPPELFEQIGTAVRSGYPTVKIFTTDITPSRRGRMVDFGDIWEVFRVVAREQGMCVMHGEDNDIVMHMYEKLIREGRVGFEHMAEVHNAMSEDMSFRRILALAQNVPGIVLYFMHVSAANGVRAIREARARGLPVYGETLHQYLMYTEEDYKRPNGQIYHTYPSLKSQADQNELWAGTVDRTIHTVATDEVCCALNVKTLGKRIDDTTGGNVGVEPRVAIMYTEMVGRRGYSLEKFVDLVSSNAARIMGLYPRKGAIAAGADADIAVLDPAKRTTVRKEMLHEQDYSPWEGHEVHAWPTLTVLRGKIVVENGNFLGAPSDGEYLLRTISEPIRSGAAL; encoded by the coding sequence ATGATGGATCTCGTGATTCGCAGCGACCGGGTGGTCACACCGATCGGTGTGGCCGCCTGCGACGTGGCCATCGAAGGCGAACGCATCGCCGCGGTTGCGGCGGCCGGCACCTTCGGCGCCGCAGCCGCACGCCGCATCGTCGACGCGACCGGCGCGATCGTGATGCCGGGCGGCATCGACCCGCACGTACACTGCAAGTGGTATTCGCCGCAGCCCGATGGCAGCGTCGTCTACACCGATCCCGCTTCGGTGGTGAGCCGCGCCGCCCTCTACGGCGGGACCACCACCCTGATCGATTTCGCCCGCTGGACCCACGGCAAGACCATTCAGCAGGCGATCGACGATCGGCATGCGGAATGGCGCAACGACTGCTATTGCGATTACAGCTTCCACATCATGGTCGAAGGTGCGTTGCCGCCCGAGCTGTTCGAACAGATCGGCACTGCGGTGCGCTCGGGTTATCCCACGGTGAAGATCTTCACCACCGACATCACCCCCAGCCGCCGCGGGCGCATGGTGGACTTCGGCGACATCTGGGAAGTGTTTCGCGTGGTCGCCCGCGAACAAGGCATGTGCGTCATGCACGGCGAGGACAACGACATCGTGATGCATATGTACGAAAAGCTGATCCGCGAAGGGCGCGTCGGCTTCGAGCACATGGCGGAGGTGCACAACGCAATGTCCGAAGACATGTCGTTTCGGCGCATCCTTGCGCTGGCGCAGAACGTCCCCGGCATCGTGCTCTATTTCATGCACGTCAGCGCCGCCAACGGGGTTCGCGCCATTCGCGAAGCCCGCGCGCGCGGGCTGCCGGTGTACGGCGAGACGCTGCATCAGTACCTGATGTATACCGAAGAAGACTACAAGCGCCCCAACGGCCAGATCTATCACACCTACCCGTCGCTCAAGTCGCAGGCCGACCAGAACGAGCTCTGGGCCGGCACCGTGGACCGCACCATTCACACGGTCGCGACCGATGAGGTCTGCTGCGCGCTCAACGTGAAGACACTGGGAAAGCGCATCGACGACACGACCGGCGGCAACGTCGGCGTCGAGCCTCGGGTCGCCATCATGTATACCGAGATGGTGGGCCGGCGCGGTTACTCCCTGGAGAAGTTCGTCGACCTGGTGTCGAGCAACGCGGCCCGCATCATGGGGCTTTATCCGCGCAAGGGCGCGATCGCCGCCGGCGCCGATGCCGATATCGCCGTGCTCGATCCGGCCAAGCGAACCACCGTTCGCAAGGAGATGCTGCACGAGCAGGACTACTCGCCGTGGGAAGGCCACGAAGTCCATGCCTGGCCCACGCTCACGGTGCTGCGCGGCAAGATCGTGGTCGAGAACGGCAACTTCCTCGGCGCGCCGAGCGACGGAGAATATTTGCTGCGCACGATTTCCGAGCCCATTCGCAGCGGTGCGGCGTTGTAG